Sequence from the Sphingomonas sp. KR3-1 genome:
ATTCTGGGCCAGCCACATCGTCGCGCCCTGGAGATGGCCGAGCGCCTTCTCCAGCCCTTCGGCCAGCACGGCGAGCTTCTCGTCGCCCTTGGCGGCAGCGGCTTCCTCGGCGACCAGCTTGAAGAAGGCCTGGACCGCGCGGCCACCGTTCATCGCGAGCTTGCGGCCGACCAGATCCATCGCCTGGACGCCGTTGGTGCCCTCATAGATCATCGAGATGCGGGCATCGCGAACATACTGCTCCATGCCCCATTCGGCGATGTAGCCATGGCCGCCATAAACCTGCTGGCTGTCGGTCGCGACCTTGTAGCCGATATCGGTGCCGACGCCCTTGATGACGGGGGTGAGCAGCCCGACCAGATCGGCAGCGAGCTGGCGCTCCTCCTCGGTCGCGGCGGCGTGCTCGAGATCGACCTGGAGCGCCCCCCACAGGCACAGCGCGCGCATGCCCTCGGTCTGCGCCTTGGCTTCCATCAGCATGCGGCGCACGTCCGGGTGGACGAACAGCGTATCGGCCTTTTCGTTCGGCTCCTGCGGGCCGGTGAGCGCGCGGCCCTGGCGGCGGTCATGCGCGTACTGGACGGCGTTCTGCAGCGCGACTTCGCCTATGCCGAGGCCCTGGAGGCCGACGCCGAGACGCGCCGCGTTCATCATGATGAACATCGCGGCGAGGCCCTTCATTTCCTCGCCGACGAGCCAGCCCTTGGCGCCGTCATAGTTCATCACGCAGGTCGAGTTGGCGTGGATGCCCATCTTGTGCTCGATCGAGCCGCACGAGACGGCATTGCGCTCGCCCAGCGTATCGTCGTCATTGACCAGGAACTTGGGCACCACGAACAGCGAGATGCCCTTGCTGCTCTCCGGCGCGCCCGGGGTCTTGGCGAGGACGAGGTGGATGATGTTCTCGGTCAGGTCATGCTCGCCCGACGAGATGAAGATCTTGGTGCCGGTGATCAGGAACGAGCCGTCCGCCTGGGGCTCCGCCTTGGTCTTGATCAGGCCGAGATCGGTGCCGCACTGCGGCTCGGTGAGGTTCATCGTGCCGCCCCACTGGCCGGCGACCATCTTGGGGACGTACTTGGCCTGCTGCTCGGGCGAACCCTTGACCATCAGCGCGGCGATCGCGCCGTGGGTGAGGCCGGGATACATGGCAAAGGCCATGTTCGAGGAGATCATGAACTCCTGGAACGCGGTGGAGACGACATGCGGCATGCCCTGGCCGCCGACCGCTTCGGGGAAGCTCAGCGTGCCCCAGCCGCTCTCGACGAACTGGTTGTACGCTTCCTTGAAGCCGGCGGGCGTGGTGACGCTGCCATCGTCATGGCGCTTGCAGCCTTCCTGGTCGCCCGAATGGTTGATCGGGAACAGCACTTCGGCGACGAACTGGCCGCCCTGCTCGAGCACGGCGTCGACCGTGTCAGGCGTCGCATTCTCGAAGCCCGGCAGATTGGCGTAGCGATCGAGGCAGATCACCTGCTCGAGGATGAAGCGCGTGTCGCGCACCGGCGGAGTATATTGGGGCATTTCAGGTTCCTCGGGGACTAGTCGCTGCTCTTGAGCAGGTCGACGAATTGGTGGAGCTCGGCGATGTGCGCGTCGATATCGCGCTTCTGGTTCTCGAGCAGGGCGATGCGATCGAGGCAGCGCTCGAGCGTGACTTGCTTCTGGGTGCTGCGGCCATCGCCGACATCGTAGAGATCGATCATCTCCTTGATCTCGCCGAGGCTGAACCCGACGCGCTTGCCGCGCAGGATCCAGGCGAGCCGGGCGCGGTCGCGGTGCGAATAGATGCGCGAGGTGCCGCGGCGTTCGGGGGCGATCAGACCCTCGTCCTCGTAGAAGCGGAGCGCCCGGGGCGTGACCGAGAATTCGGCACACAGGTCCGAGATGGTGAAGGCATCGCGGTCCGGGCGCGGCTCGATCGGCGCGAGGGCTTCGAGCGGAAAGGCTGGTGCGTTCATGGGCATGGAAAATACCTTCCCTTTACGTGAACGTCAACTCACTCAAATGGCGGAAAGTCACAAAAGCCGTGACATTCACGCGCGCGGGGCCGTGGCTTTCCCTCCGGAGCGCGCAGCGGCGCCCGCCGCCGGGCGGTGGCGGTACGGTCTCGCATCCTTCTGGTCGCGTATTGGCATGACGCGAGTGTTTCAGACGAAATCCAACATTGGAAGCGGCTTTAGTTGGCGCCGCAGAGCCTCTTGCCGTTCGCGTCGCGCATCGCGGCCGCCTCGGCGGCCGACTCGCTGAGCCGGGTCACTTCCAGCCCCGCATAGGACGCCCGCCTTGCGCAGAACTTGTTGCAACCATCGGGCAGCGCGCCCGGGAAGGCGATCTTGTCGCCGTCATATTTGGCATCGAACGAGCAGCTGCCGTCCTCTCCGAACTCGATATGAAGCGAGGCCCCTACCCGGCTCGCGCGGCCCGTGCCCGAGCAGGTGATGCGGTCGCCATAATCGACGAAGGCACCGATCCGGTAGCCGAGCTGCTCGTCGGGAACGATGCAGATGCGATCGGTGTCGCGGGCGTAGAGGCCGGCGATGTCGGTATCCGCCGGGTTGCGGACGAGGCCGCGCTCGATCGCGGCCTTCTCCAGGTCCTGGGGCTTTTCGGCCTTGTTCGTGGGGGCGTTGCCGCTGGAGCAGGCGGCGAGGAGCAGCATCGCGGTGAACGCGATGCGGTTCCCCGGGGTTTCGGGTGAGCGCCCTGCTCTCATCCGCGGACCAGCTTTCCGCCTTCGATCACGCGGTAGAAACAGCTCGGCGCGCCGGTGTGGCAGGCCGGGCCGTGCGGCTCGACCTTGAGCCAGACGGCGTCCTGGTCGCAGTCGATCCGGGCTTCGAGGACCTTGAGGACATGGCCCGAAGTCTCGCCCTTCTTCCAGAGCCTGCCGCGGCTGCGCGACCAGAAAGTCGCCTCGCCGGTGTCGAGCGTCGCCTGGAGCGCCTCGGCGTTCATGTGCGCGAGCATCAGTACCTCGCCTTGCGGATCGGTGCAGACCGCGGTGATCAGGCCGGCGGCGTCGTATTTCGGGTCGAGCGTGAGGCCCGTTTCGCGATTGGTATCCACAAAGAGCGATGTAGCGCGCCATAAACCCATCGTCATCCCCGCGAAGGCGGGGATCCAGGGCAACTAAGCGATGTCTTGTTTGGCTCTGGATCCCCACCTCCGCGGGGATGACGATCAATAGCGGATGACGGCTTGCTCAATGACCCCGGATCGCCTTCACCAGCTCGTCCTTGTCCATCTCCGAGCGGCCCTCAATGCCGATCTCCTTGGCTTCGTCGTAGAGCTGGTTCTTCGAGCGGCTCTCGAGCGTGCCGCCTGGATGGTCGAGCGTGCCGGCGGCCTTGGCGTTGGCGATTCGCGCGGACTTCTCCTTCGAGTTCCCCTCGGCGCGGAGTTTCTCGTAAAGCGCTTCGTCCTTGATCTGCGGGCTGGGCATGGGAACGTCTCCTTTCGCCCTGAAAAACCACCGAAAAACCCTGTAAGTTCATTTCTTTGTGACAGACGGGCGACAAACCGGGACGGAGCGCCTATATGCCGGCCCGACAGTTCCAACCCCACCGAGGGCTGATGCTTACCACGAACCCGTTCGACGACGACAAGCTGCGCGAGGAGTGCGGCATTTTCGGTGTTTCCGGCATGGACGGGGCTGCGGCCGCCGTCGCGCTCGGGCTGCACGCGCTCCAGCACCGTGGCCAGGAGGCGGCGGGCATCACCAGTTTCGACGGCCACCAGTTTCACATCCACCGGGCGATGGGCCATGTCGCGGGCAATTTCGACCGCGACGAAGTGATCCGTGCGCTGCACGGCGACACCGCCTGCGGCCATGTCCGCTACTCGACCACCGGCGAGACGTCGCTGCGCAACGTGCAGCCGCTCTATGCCGAGCTCTCGAGCGGCGGCTTCGCGATCGCGCACAACGGCAACATCTCGAACGCGATGCGCCTGCGCCGCGACCTGATCCGCCGCGGCGCGATCTTCCAGTCGACCTCGGACACCGAGGTGATCATCCACCTCGTCGCCACCTCGCAGTTCCGAACGCTGATCGACCGGTTCATCGACGCGCTCAAGCAGGTCGAGGGCGCCTATTCGCTGATCGTGATGACGCCCGAGGGCATGATCGCCTGCCGCGATCCGCTGGGCATCCGGCCGCTGGTGATGGGCAAGCTCGACGACACGATCGTCTTCGCCTCCGAGACGGTGGCGCTCGACGTGGTCGGCGCCGACTATGTCCGCGACGTCGAGCCGGGCGAGCTGGTGATCGTCAAGGGCGGCGAGATCTCGTCGCACAAGCCGTTCGCAGCGGTCGGGCCGCGGCCGTGCATCTTCGAATATGTCTATTTCTCGCGCCCCGATTCGATCAGCGACAACCGCTCGGTCTATTCGGTGCGCAAGGCGATCGGCGCGCAGCTGGCGATCGAGGCGCCGGTGGACGCCGATCTGGTCGTCCCCGTCCCCGATTCGGGCGTGCCCGCGGCGATCGGCTATGCCCAGCAGAGCGGCATCCCGTTCGAGCTCGGCATCATCCGCTCGCACTATGTCGGCCGTACCTTCATCCAGCCGGGCGACAAGGTCCGCCATCTGGGCGTGAAGCTGAAGCACAACGCTAATCGCGACCTGATCAAGGGCAAGCGGATCATCCTGATCGACGATTCGATCGTGCGCGGCACCACCAGCCTGAAGATCGTGCAGATGATGCACGAGGCCGGCGCGGCGGAGGTCCATATGCGGATCGCCAGCCCGCCGACGCGGCACAGCTGCTTCTACGGCGTCGACACGCCCGAGCGCGCCAAGCTGCTTGCGGCGAAGATGGATGTGGGCGGGATGACCGAGTTCATCCATGCCGACAGCCTCGCGTTCGTCAGCATCGACGGGCTCTACAAGGCGCTCGGCGAGGCGCATCGCGCGGATATCCACCCGAAATATTGCGATGCCTGCTTCACCGGCGAATATCCGACGACGCTGACCGATCAGGACGAAGGCGGCCCGCCGACCGACCAGTTCGCGCTGCTCCACGAGCGCGTGGGCTGATTCCCGCATGACCGAGGGGGCACTTTCCGGGCGCACGGCGCTCGTCACCGGTGCGAGCCGGGGCATCGGCGCGGCAACGGCGATCGAACTGGCGAAGCAGGGCGCGCATGTGATCCTCACCGCACGCACCGCGGGCGGGCTCGAGGAGATCGAGGAGGCGATCTTCGCCTCGGGCGGATCGGCGACGATCGCGCCGCTCGACCTGACCGAGAATGACAGCATCGCCCGGCTCGCCGAGGCGATCGGCGGGCGTTGGAAGGCGCTGGACGTGCTGGTGCTCAACGCCGCGACGCTCGGCACGCTGAGCGCGGTGCCGGCGATCGACTTCGAGGAATATGCCAAGGTGCTGACGCTCAACGTCACTGCCCAGGCGGCGCTGCTCGCGGCGTTCGACCCGATGCTCAAGGCGGCCGAGGCGGCGCGGGTGATCGGCGTGACCTCCAGCGTGGGGCGCACGGCGCGCGCCTATTGGGGCGTCTACGGCTCGTCCAAGGCGGCGTTCGACAACCTGCTGCTCACCTATGGCGAGGAAGTCGCGCACATCAGCAAGGTGCGCGTGTGCATCCTCGACCCCGGCGCGACCCGCACCAAGATGCGCGCGCGCGCCTTTCCTGGCGAGGATCCAGCGAGCGTGAAGGCGCCCGAGGTCGTGGCCGAGCGGATCGCGGCGCTGGCGGTGTCGGGCTTCGAGGCCGGGCATTTCGAGCGGGTCGCGGGCTAACATCTGCTGTTCCCCGACGAAAGCGGGGCCAGGCGTCACAAGCGACACGGCGGAGAATCCGGGCCCCGGCTTTCGTCGGGGCACAGCTGGGTTGCTTTACTTCGCTGCCGCCTCGAACAGCCGGTTGAGGAACGCCGTGCGCGCCATCCCGTATGCGTCGTCCGAGGCCTTGCGCGCAGCTGCCGACACCGCGATCACCACCTTCGACTTCGGGTCCACCCGGATCGTCTGGCCGAAGATGCCCTGGGCGCCGAAGCGGCCCTCGGGATAGGTCCACCATTGATAGCCATAGCCACGCCCCGGCACGCCGATATCGGCATGCGCGGCGGTCGACTCGCGGTACCAGCCGGGCGGAACGACGCCCGTGCCGCCTTCGAGCACGAACTGGCCCATCCGGGCATAGTCGCGCAGGCTCACCGACAGGCAGCAGCCGCTGACTTCGTGCCCGGACGGATCGACCATCCAGAACGCATCCTGCTCCATGCCATAGGGCTTCCAGATCTTGTCGCTCAGATAGGTGGCGAGCGGCTGCTTCGTCGCGCGCATCACCAGCACGCCGATCAGGTTGGTCTCGCCGGTCTTGTAGACCCATTTGCTGCCCGGCGCGGTCTCACGCGGGAGCTTCTTCATGTAGAAGACGGTGGGATCCTCCCCCGCCGGCACCGGCTCGAGGAACATGCGGGCGACGTCGGACTTGGGATCGGTGTAATCCTCGTTCCACTTCACGCCCGAGGTCATGGTGAGCAGCTGGGCGATCGTCACGCCGTCATAGCCGCTGCCTACGAGCTCGGGGATGTATTTGGTCACCGGCTCGGAGACGGACTTGATATAGTCGTCCTTGATCGCGGCGCCGACCAGCGACGAAGTGAACGACTTGGCGACCGAGAAGCTGGTCCAGCGGCCCTGCTGCGAATAGCCGCGGGCATAGCGCTCGAGCACGATCTTGCCCTCCTTGAGCACGATCAGCCCAGCGATGTTCTGCGCGGCGATGAAGGCGTCGAGATCGGCGTCGGGAAAGGCGAGCGGCGTGCCGGCGGGAAGCGGACGGACCTTGGCCCCCGCCTTGACGATATGGCCGGGGAACAGCTTTTCCATGTGCGGGAAATTCTGGTCGCGCTGGGCCTGGCTCCAGAACAGCACTTCGGCGCCGACCTTGCGCAGCCCCGAATTGTCGCCGGCCTGCATCTCGACGTCGGGCGAGCTCACCGCCTGGGCGACCGCCCCCTGCCCTGCCAATGCCGCCAGCGCGAGCGCGCCCGCCGCGATCCAGCGCCTCATGTCCCCGCCTCCTTGACCAAGGTGAGCTGGACAACGTCGATCCCGCCGCCTCTGAACCCACCTTCGCAATACATCAGATAATAGCGCCACAAGTCGATGAACTTGCGGTCGAATTGCGCGGGAAGCGTGCCTGAGGCCACCGCCGCGTCGAACCGTTCGCGCCACAGGCGCAGCGTCTCGGCATAGTCGAGGCCGAAGCCGGTGCGATCCTGGGTGGCGAGCCCGCGCGCCGCGGCCAGCGTGGCGAAGCGGGACTCCGAGAGCAGCAGCCCCCCGGGGAAGACATAGGCCTGGATGAAATCGACGTTCGCGGCGTAGGCATCGAAGAACGCATCGTCGAAGGTGATGATCTGGAGCGCTGCGCGGCCGCCGGGCTTGAGCGCGCCGGCGATCGCGTCGAGATAGGCGGGCCAATAGGCCTCCCCCACCGCCTCGGCCATCTCGATGCTGGCGATGGCGTCATAGCGGCCCGCCACGTCGCGATAATCGGTGAGGGTGAAACGGGCGTTCTCGGGCACGCGCGTCTCGGCCCAGGCCTTTTGCTCGGTGGACAGCGTGATGCCGTGGACCTTGCGCCCCTCGGCCACCGCCAGCTCGGCGAAGCTTCCCCAGCCGCAGCCGATCTCGAGGATCTCGTCGCCGGGCTTCGTGTTCGTGCGCCGGAGGATCGCGGCGAGCTTGGCGTGCTGGGCCTGCTCCAGCGACTGGCCGGGCGCGGTGAACAGCGCGCTCGAATAGGTCATGCCCGGATCGAGCCAGAGCCGGTAGAAGTCGTTGCCCAGGTCGTAATGGAACTGGATGTTGCGCCGCGACCCGCCGCGATGATTGCGGTTGCGCCAATGGAGCAGGCGCTTGGCAAGGCGCGACAGGCCCGAGGCGCGCGCCTGGCGGGCGAGCGCGGCGCGGTTGAGCCCGAACAGCGCGAAGATCTGGACTGGATCGGGGCTCGCCCATTCGCCGAGAGCCCAGGCCTGGTACCAACCGATCGAGCCGCCGATCGCGAGCCGGAGCAAAGCGCGCCAGCTGCGCAGGTCGACGACTGCTGCAGGCCCTTCCGCGCGGCCGCCGAGCAGGCGGGCGGTGCCGTCGGGCAGGCCGAGCGACAGGCTGCCCTGGGCGATGCCCGCATCGATCCTGTCGAGCTGACGGCGGAAGAAGCGGGCGAGCGCGCGCGCGGACCAGCTGACGCGGCGCGGGGTTTCCGGAACAGACTGACTTAGCGGTGCATGCATTTCGGGCGCACAATGCACGCGCGGGCGCGCCGAGCAAGCCTAGCGTTCGACACGCTTCTTCTTGCGCTCGCCATTGAACAGATAGCGCAGCGCCGGGCTCAGCTTGATCAGCTTCCAGATGCCGTAGGAGCCGAAGAACGCGACTAGGCACAGCAGGATGAACTTGGGCCAGACCGGGATCGGCAGCAGGTCCAGCCACGGCGTGGCGAGCACGATCAGCGGCTCGTGGAACAGGTAGATCACGAAGGAGGCCGAGACGAGCGCCTTCACCCAGCGCCGCTCGCCGTCGATGAAGTGCGCCAGCGCGCCGAGCGACGCCTGGGTGAGGCAGATCGCGGCGACGCCGGTGAGCACCGGGCGCCAGAGGAACGGCACCAGCCGCTCGCCGAACACCACCGCGATGCTCGCCACCAGCCCGGTGAGGAACAGGATCCAGGAGAAGCGCGCGAAGCGGCGATCGAGGGCGGGAATCCGCTGGAGAACGGCACCCAGCGCGAACCAGGGCAGGTAATCGAGCGCGTAGCGGGCCGAGAGGAAATTGACCGCGAAATTGTCGAGGTAGCGATAGCGCTCGAGCTGAAGCGAACCCAGGCCAAGCAGGCCGAGCAGCAGACCGACGGCAATCGTGATCGGCACGAACCCGCGCACCAGCCCGGGTCTCTCGCCGCCGAGCTCGGCACGGGCGAGCGCGGGAAACAGCCAGACCAGCCCGGCGAGGCCCGCTGTGTAGTAGAGCAGCACCTGGACGAACCAGAGATGCTCGAACGGATTGCGCTCCGCCCATGTCATGATCTCCCACCAGCGGCCGAGCGGATCGGGGTGGCCGGCCTCGAGCAGCAGCAGGAAGTGCATTGCGGGCACCAGCAGCAGCGTGCCGGCCAGGAAGGGCGGGACGAGCCGGTGGAGGCGCGACGGGAGATAGGTGGCAACCGGGCGGCGCTGGAGCAGCATCGCCGCGAAATAGCCGGCGATCATGTAGAAGCCCGGCATGCGGAACAGGTGGAGATAGTCGGCGAGCTGGATGAAATCGCGCGAGCGCTCGTGGAAATTGGCGATCCACGGCCCCGGCCGCGCCGTGAGCGAGGCGTGGTACGGGATGCCGAACAGCAGGAACACCGCACGCAGCGCATCAAGATCGTGGCGGCGGGCGCGCTCGGTCGGGGTACGGAAGCTGTTCGGCGTGCGCTCGGCGGAGGTCATTGCGGATAGACGCTTCGGGCCGGCGCAAGTTCACGCACAAGGGCGCCGGCGGGAGCGCGGGTCAGCATTCGCCGCGGATACGGCACCGGTGGATCAATGCAAGCCGATAGCGATGCGGATCACAGCTTGTGCGGTTCCTTGTCGACCATCCAGGTCTGGCCCTTGGCGACGAGCTTCTGCAGGTCGGTGGCCTTGCCCTCGCTGGCGGCCTTGTTCTGCGCGACGACGGCGCTCTCGAAGGTGGGCGCGGGATCGTCATAGAGCACGCCCAGCGCCATCGGAAACGGGCCGAAAGGCATTTCTGCGAGCATGTGCGCGACGGCGCGATTGGTGACGTTGTGGACGATGACCCCTGCCCCCTGCCAGTCGCCATCGGTGACGTCGACGATCTTGAGCGTGAGCCGCTCGATGTCGAGCGTCAGCCCCTTGGTGCCGCCGGCGAAGAGCAAAGGCTGGCCATGCTCGGCCCAGAGCTGGTTCGCCGCGGCATTGGGCTTGGCGGTGAAGGGTTCGAAGACGTCGTCGTTGTAGACGATGCAGTTCTGGAAGATCTCGACGAACGCCGCGCCCTGGTGCGCATGCGCGGCCTTGAGTACGCTAGGCAGGTTCTTGTGGACGTCGATCGCGCGGGCGACGAAGCGTGCCCCTGCCCCCAGCGCGAAGGCGCAAGGCTTGGCGGGGTGGTCGACCGAGCCGAAGGGTGTGGAAGGGCTGCGCGTGCCTTCGCGGCTGGTCGGCGAATATTGTCCCTTGGTGAGGCCGTAGATCTCGTTGTTGAACAGCAGGAACTGGCAGTTCAGGTTGCGCCGTAGCAGGTGCATCGTGTGGTTGCCGCCGATCGACAGCGCATCGCCGTCGCCGGTGATGATCCACACGTCGAGCTCGGGATTGGC
This genomic interval carries:
- a CDS encoding MerR family DNA-binding transcriptional regulator, producing the protein MNAPAFPLEALAPIEPRPDRDAFTISDLCAEFSVTPRALRFYEDEGLIAPERRGTSRIYSHRDRARLAWILRGKRVGFSLGEIKEMIDLYDVGDGRSTQKQVTLERCLDRIALLENQKRDIDAHIAELHQFVDLLKSSD
- a CDS encoding acyl-CoA dehydrogenase C-terminal domain-containing protein, with translation MPQYTPPVRDTRFILEQVICLDRYANLPGFENATPDTVDAVLEQGGQFVAEVLFPINHSGDQEGCKRHDDGSVTTPAGFKEAYNQFVESGWGTLSFPEAVGGQGMPHVVSTAFQEFMISSNMAFAMYPGLTHGAIAALMVKGSPEQQAKYVPKMVAGQWGGTMNLTEPQCGTDLGLIKTKAEPQADGSFLITGTKIFISSGEHDLTENIIHLVLAKTPGAPESSKGISLFVVPKFLVNDDDTLGERNAVSCGSIEHKMGIHANSTCVMNYDGAKGWLVGEEMKGLAAMFIMMNAARLGVGLQGLGIGEVALQNAVQYAHDRRQGRALTGPQEPNEKADTLFVHPDVRRMLMEAKAQTEGMRALCLWGALQVDLEHAAATEEERQLAADLVGLLTPVIKGVGTDIGYKVATDSQQVYGGHGYIAEWGMEQYVRDARISMIYEGTNGVQAMDLVGRKLAMNGGRAVQAFFKLVAEEAAAAKGDEKLAVLAEGLEKALGHLQGATMWLAQNGFKNPNDVGAGAYPYMQLTGTVALGLMWLRMAKAANEALAQGSGDAKFYEAKLVTARFYAERFLPDASGLRRKIEAGSEAVMALDPELFRAA
- a CDS encoding cyclopropane-fatty-acyl-phospholipid synthase family protein, which gives rise to MHAPLSQSVPETPRRVSWSARALARFFRRQLDRIDAGIAQGSLSLGLPDGTARLLGGRAEGPAAVVDLRSWRALLRLAIGGSIGWYQAWALGEWASPDPVQIFALFGLNRAALARQARASGLSRLAKRLLHWRNRNHRGGSRRNIQFHYDLGNDFYRLWLDPGMTYSSALFTAPGQSLEQAQHAKLAAILRRTNTKPGDEILEIGCGWGSFAELAVAEGRKVHGITLSTEQKAWAETRVPENARFTLTDYRDVAGRYDAIASIEMAEAVGEAYWPAYLDAIAGALKPGGRAALQIITFDDAFFDAYAANVDFIQAYVFPGGLLLSESRFATLAAARGLATQDRTGFGLDYAETLRLWRERFDAAVASGTLPAQFDRKFIDLWRYYLMYCEGGFRGGGIDVVQLTLVKEAGT
- a CDS encoding 2-oxoacid:ferredoxin oxidoreductase subunit beta gives rise to the protein MNEITTIRPSTPKDWETDQEVRWCPGCGDYAILKAVQRTMPEIGATPENTVFVSGIGCSSRFPYYMETYGFHTIHGRAPAVATGVKLANPELDVWIITGDGDALSIGGNHTMHLLRRNLNCQFLLFNNEIYGLTKGQYSPTSREGTRSPSTPFGSVDHPAKPCAFALGAGARFVARAIDVHKNLPSVLKAAHAHQGAAFVEIFQNCIVYNDDVFEPFTAKPNAAANQLWAEHGQPLLFAGGTKGLTLDIERLTLKIVDVTDGDWQGAGVIVHNVTNRAVAHMLAEMPFGPFPMALGVLYDDPAPTFESAVVAQNKAASEGKATDLQKLVAKGQTWMVDKEPHKL
- a CDS encoding acyltransferase family protein; protein product: MTSAERTPNSFRTPTERARRHDLDALRAVFLLFGIPYHASLTARPGPWIANFHERSRDFIQLADYLHLFRMPGFYMIAGYFAAMLLQRRPVATYLPSRLHRLVPPFLAGTLLLVPAMHFLLLLEAGHPDPLGRWWEIMTWAERNPFEHLWFVQVLLYYTAGLAGLVWLFPALARAELGGERPGLVRGFVPITIAVGLLLGLLGLGSLQLERYRYLDNFAVNFLSARYALDYLPWFALGAVLQRIPALDRRFARFSWILFLTGLVASIAVVFGERLVPFLWRPVLTGVAAICLTQASLGALAHFIDGERRWVKALVSASFVIYLFHEPLIVLATPWLDLLPIPVWPKFILLCLVAFFGSYGIWKLIKLSPALRYLFNGERKKKRVER
- a CDS encoding Rho termination factor N-terminal domain-containing protein, which produces MPSPQIKDEALYEKLRAEGNSKEKSARIANAKAAGTLDHPGGTLESRSKNQLYDEAKEIGIEGRSEMDKDELVKAIRGH
- the purF gene encoding amidophosphoribosyltransferase; its protein translation is MLTTNPFDDDKLREECGIFGVSGMDGAAAAVALGLHALQHRGQEAAGITSFDGHQFHIHRAMGHVAGNFDRDEVIRALHGDTACGHVRYSTTGETSLRNVQPLYAELSSGGFAIAHNGNISNAMRLRRDLIRRGAIFQSTSDTEVIIHLVATSQFRTLIDRFIDALKQVEGAYSLIVMTPEGMIACRDPLGIRPLVMGKLDDTIVFASETVALDVVGADYVRDVEPGELVIVKGGEISSHKPFAAVGPRPCIFEYVYFSRPDSISDNRSVYSVRKAIGAQLAIEAPVDADLVVPVPDSGVPAAIGYAQQSGIPFELGIIRSHYVGRTFIQPGDKVRHLGVKLKHNANRDLIKGKRIILIDDSIVRGTTSLKIVQMMHEAGAAEVHMRIASPPTRHSCFYGVDTPERAKLLAAKMDVGGMTEFIHADSLAFVSIDGLYKALGEAHRADIHPKYCDACFTGEYPTTLTDQDEGGPPTDQFALLHERVG
- a CDS encoding SDR family NAD(P)-dependent oxidoreductase, translating into MTEGALSGRTALVTGASRGIGAATAIELAKQGAHVILTARTAGGLEEIEEAIFASGGSATIAPLDLTENDSIARLAEAIGGRWKALDVLVLNAATLGTLSAVPAIDFEEYAKVLTLNVTAQAALLAAFDPMLKAAEAARVIGVTSSVGRTARAYWGVYGSSKAAFDNLLLTYGEEVAHISKVRVCILDPGATRTKMRARAFPGEDPASVKAPEVVAERIAALAVSGFEAGHFERVAG
- the hisI gene encoding phosphoribosyl-AMP cyclohydrolase encodes the protein MDTNRETGLTLDPKYDAAGLITAVCTDPQGEVLMLAHMNAEALQATLDTGEATFWSRSRGRLWKKGETSGHVLKVLEARIDCDQDAVWLKVEPHGPACHTGAPSCFYRVIEGGKLVRG
- a CDS encoding serine hydrolase domain-containing protein, whose translation is MRRWIAAGALALAALAGQGAVAQAVSSPDVEMQAGDNSGLRKVGAEVLFWSQAQRDQNFPHMEKLFPGHIVKAGAKVRPLPAGTPLAFPDADLDAFIAAQNIAGLIVLKEGKIVLERYARGYSQQGRWTSFSVAKSFTSSLVGAAIKDDYIKSVSEPVTKYIPELVGSGYDGVTIAQLLTMTSGVKWNEDYTDPKSDVARMFLEPVPAGEDPTVFYMKKLPRETAPGSKWVYKTGETNLIGVLVMRATKQPLATYLSDKIWKPYGMEQDAFWMVDPSGHEVSGCCLSVSLRDYARMGQFVLEGGTGVVPPGWYRESTAAHADIGVPGRGYGYQWWTYPEGRFGAQGIFGQTIRVDPKSKVVIAVSAAARKASDDAYGMARTAFLNRLFEAAAK